aaataataatgtttgctaacaagttccacatttacattttataattCGTAATtcagagtattaatatagcagcaaacaactatttgctgtgtaaagatataaagTAAAGTCTACCTGAGGAGAGAATGAAGTCGCCCTCCCTCCCTGTGTGTTGTAGTCAGTTTCTCTGAGTTGTTTCAGCCGTTAgtctagctagctaacgttagccccACTGACTAGCTaacggccgccactctgcaaACTCCGTGCTGCCGCTGACATTTTGGACTGagaacacttattatatttatagccttatattttattgtttaacaaacgccatttcggtagaatatgataacagaatagaaataatgttgttttacttttgtattgcactttttaaaagggactgtttgtaacttcttacacgtataaatcaatccgggtcggggTCCCATGCGgctcgcgtgtggctgcgctgttcagacaagactccaacacaaactacacggaagcaccaaaacctcaaagttatatcAAGTGAAGACCGTCctttaaacagtgttggccgcggttggaggacgcgggggagaccgtagctttggtctccagggccggaatctctgctgtactctgctcctctgcctgcttgcctgccttcactcacacaccgcgctcgttctcgctctttcgctccactctcatgtgcatgcgcgcacgCTACACACTGTAGAAGAGGTAGTAgatctgagaatatctagtgaatgtacagtggacgtttgtgcagaaataaatgctgcagctcctccagaccaacagaggtttcccgtgtcttgtgaagtgacggggctccggagtgataaacgttaccgtctccgaccaaaactccagtgtctcccctgttccaaGGAAATgccaacactagtatcagcagtgattcttcgagagaccttcgtctggtcagctaacattactgccaagcagctgaaatatagagtgatattgtggttttagctgacgtgtgtcgcctcactgttttgagcgatgctcgttcatgtctatttagagcgagcacaagcacgagcccgacgctgactttcgttgacttaacggccacaggtgtcgctgttaacaagcatttctgattcttacaaacagtccctttaatcaatTCATCAAAATACCACATGAATTCCCACATCCTAGGGGCCTCTGACGGTCTGGGGTCCTGGGGCAGTTGCCCGCTTTGCCTGGTTGGTAAACCAGACTTGCCTAAAACCATAAGAGGCTTTAAAATAGTTTCGAAATCTAATAAACTCATAATACAAACTGAGCTACCCACAGATTGTTTTTCAAAAGGAGTCTGTAGGTATGTGGGTGTAAAACTAATGTCACAAGCATTAAACATAAGGAGGTCTACACTGCCCTACTTGGTGTTTGGATTGTCATAGCTACAGACAAGAGGGCCATTGTGTCAATACCAGACCCCCAGCACAGCCTTTTGAGGACCCCCACTGACATAATGTCTGGTTTCAAGAAAGTTAAACATGTCAGGAAATAAGAATAACAAATGTTAATGTTGTCACATCTCACATAGTAAATAGGTGCATTTATATTGATAATAATGAATTACTGACATACTGTTGATGTTGGGGGTTTCACTTCAAGCCTTAACCTCAAATATGTTGTTAATTGTCCACAAAAGTGATGATTACAGGTGATCTGCTGAACTTCCCAGACAAAACCAAAGCTGAAATAAAGACATTCATTCATCAGAAGTTGTCCTATTCGACcaagatcatgaaaagaaaatcgTGCTAAAGCACCAACATTTAATACTGCACCGATTTACCACTTACAAAGACATTTAGATTTTTCGTtctttgtcacacacacatttgttcacaaatttgttaagaccattgtttttttttattattggccTATGTATTTTCATATCTTAAGTATGTGTTTAGTCTTTATGTTTTCTGTAAACATTACATGCttttaatgtaatatattttcacattaggCTATCTGTTTGTATTCAACATTTTAattcacaaaaataaattgtgagaTACTGTGTTTTTCATTTGCCTCAGtccattattttatttgatatacCATTATACATTCCACAATAGTAGGTATGTTACGAATACCATGGCACAAGAACCATGGTATTTTTTACAGTGCCATGGTACATCATGGTATATTTAACAGACTATGTATTTTTGACAGTGCCATGGTATATGTACCATTTTGAAAGTACCATAGTACAGCATGGTATATTTAACATACCATGGTATTTGTACCATGGTATTTTGAAAGTACCATAGTACAGCAAGGTATATTTAACATACCATGGTATTTTTGACAGTGCCATGGTATATGTACCATGGTATTTTGATAGTACCATGGTACAGCATAGTATATTTAACATACCATGGTATTTTTGACAGTACCATGGTATAAGGACCAGTTTGATAGTACCATGGTACAGCATGGTATATTTAACATACCATGGTATTTTTGACAGTACCATGGTATAAGGACCAGTTTGATAGTACAATGGTACATCATGGTATATTTAACATAATATGTACCATTTTGATAGTACCATGGTAAAGCATAGTATATTTAACATACCATGATATTTCTGACAGTACCATGGTATGTGTaccatgtttatatatatagtaccaTGGTACATATACCATGATATATTTGACAGTACCAAGGTACTTGTACCACAGTGCATACCATAGTGTGCACCATGGTATTGTCAAGTACTGTCACCATGGTACTACCATGATACTACCATGGTACTCATGGTACTACCATGATACTACCATGGTGCTCGTGGTACTTCTCCTGGGTTTAATGTTATGATGTGAGAAGGCAGTATGAATTTAATGATAACATGAGACAGACTGGTTTAGTTGACTCAGTTTGAACAGCTCAACATGTGTGGCGCCCCCAGCTGGCCTGTTAGTAGATGACTGGCACTGATTCCACAGTGAGGGAGATGTGAGCCTTGTACTGTATAGACTCATAGAGGTTACACACCTGTTGATCTCTCATCTTCATCCACACACCAAAGCTCACCTGAGTGCAGCTCAAACTGATGACTTCTCTCTCCAGTTTAAGTTTAACAGCTGTTATATTTTACAACCAGCTGATGCAGCCATAAATAAAACAGTCATGAATCAACCCTCAACTGTCTGGTTCCTCTTCTGCTTTTGTCCTTTCAcacttttcatttcataaaAACATCACATCTTTATATCCAGACACACCAGAGACTATATAAAGAAACACATCCACAAAGACACGCCCAAGTTTTCAAAAAGTCTCTTTGAggagttggaggaggaggaggaggaggaagaggaagagggggaggttAGTAGTTAAAATGTGCAGCATCCGATCAAATCGAACTGAACTGTTTCCCAGCAGCAGACTGAGATTCAGACACAAACGCGTTGCTATGGAAACAACAGCGTGCGTatcaaactataaactatataaatatgtatCCACGTTGTGTTAGTTTGTGGTTTAACGCGGTGAAAACATCCACTTCCCTGTTTCATTTATAGTTTCTCACCTCGACAGATCGGTGTGATGAGCGTTATCCCGCCGTCCCTCCATTCTTCTGATCAGTCTTCATCatcacagagacagaaacaaaccagttatAGATGtgccatcaccaccatcatcatcatcaccatcatcctcatcatcagctGCTGGCAGCGTCGCCTTCCTGCCAGATCTTCCCCCCATGCTGGTTCCGGGGTGGGACTTCCAGTTCAGCTGCAAACAGCCTGCAGTCTGTTTACAGCTTACAGCCTGGATGTACTAAGAGAACAGCTCTGGGTCTGCTGTCTTCATGTTATACCATCATCTCAGTTATGTCAACACAGATTGAATTAAAACCATCAATAGCTGCACAATACTGTATACTGACTgtgcattatcattattactactcaggtgtaattcatactgtgcaatattttcaggtggaatttcatttcattctcactgtgcaatataattttccacttgtgcaattgttaatagtttgtttattgtcaatactgtatatactgcttctatttttatacttccttctatttaaatggttcatattttgttactttgtttagctcttttttttactgtgttagctgatgcatcttgtttttttgcactatcccctttgctactgtacactgcaaatttccccactgcgggacttataaaggaatatcttatcttatcttaaacacTGTTTTTCATGTAAATGATTGAGAATAATTCAAAAACATACCATGAACCTCAGCAAGTCTCAAAATCAagataacaaataataatgacTATAATTTAATTAGAAATATTTTCAATAAAGGTCGCAATAACTTCAAGGATGGCTGTTATGAatgtttttaggttgttttataattttattctcaggtattgtcttatttatggTAGTATTTATCAagtgtactatttatagattttaagggctgagacagagccagggtaaaatgcatttcattgaatttcactgtacactgtactttaaatgcatatgacaaataaacttgaaacttgaaactattatgttgttttaaaagttcctttaatttactttatttatctgcttttattgtcttaggcagcactttgtaacatccgttttgaaaagtgctatatatataaaccaatttattattattattttcctcaattaaaatgtaaaaacaatgatTACATGTGATCTGGTAAACAGTTATCAAATCTATATTAGTTATGGATTAATGTCACAAAATCGTTCCAGTCAGAAGACTCCGAGAAATCCTATAATAGTCTGTATTACGGCTGATGAATTTGAAATAACGTTCAATACAATAAACTCAATAAAACCTATATTTAGATGTCatttgaatatatttaaaagttatttaataactttgttacctaaaactaaaatatttttggcgtttcaaaatatgaaaaagatgGAAAGCAGGCAATTGTCAAGTTATTGATGTTCAGTTCAATACATGTACATTATTGTCATATTATTATCAGATTCAGAACAATGAAATCATTTGAAAACAACTTTAACATTTCTTAAATTAACTCCAATGTTGCTGATTACATTGAGGAGATAAATGTTCTCCTTTTATCATAAACAACTTTATGTGATAACAAACACTTTAAATTGGTCCAATACTGTGATATCTGAGAACACACTGCACCTGTGAAGCAGAGAAATGTGTAACATGAGCCGTGAACAACACTTCTCTACAATCGCACAAGCCGACCAGTTcactaataaaaatcaaaacaagactcaatgaaatatattgtttatttacaAGAAGACATAGGTTTACATTTTATACactttagatctttttttcccagaAAGGCACTTAATCAAATACTCGATGCAAATTAGCAAAAAGATTGAGGACATTTCTATTTGGTAAAAGGCACattgtttaaaatgaacaacacagGAGGCAAAGACAGATGAAGGGCGTAAACAAAGACATACGAAAGAATGTTCAAACTTTGAATGACAGACAAAAAATGGCCATTGTGACTTTTTCCAACACCATGATTAAAACAACCTGGTTTAAAGTAAAACTAATCATCAAATATCAATAGAGCTTTGCCAGATCtcctaaaacaaaacaaaaaagtaggaaacagaaaacaaaaacacacatactggTATAAAGCTAAACAAAATATGGATACTTCAATAGGTAAACTAACTTTCCCAAAATGGTAAAAACAACGTTGAGATGAGAGTTGCTGGTGTAATGAGATAACTGTATGATGGGAGCATGATGTTGTAAAGACGAGGAACACAATcaaatctgattctgatttacAGCGACAATGaatagaaactagaaaatctgaTTTCAGGAAATGGATAGATGTTTTCATCTGGTTAGTGTGACGAGACAATCTTTCCTTTCAACCATCAATGTGCTCTCTTGTCTTCAGGAGAGCAGACACTCCAACAATGATGGTTTAGTGGTCACCTGACTTCTAAAATCAAACAAACATCCCCCTTCATAGCGGAGTGTGAGAGAAGAATATGATTGTAAAAAATATGTACATGTTTACTGTTTGTTCCTCCAGAGTGTGTTGGTCAGCGGGCTATAGTTTATGAGCCAGTCAAGTTTGCTAACAGTTCCTCTCTTTTAGTTTCTCTTTGCCACAATCGTCCTGTCCATGGAATGTATGGAACCTGAGTGTGTGCACCTTTTCTCACCACTCAACTAAACTGCACCCATCCTCCTGATTTGACAGCATCTTTACTGGAActgtggaggagagggagggagggagggagggagggagggagggagggagggaaggatggGTGGAAGATGAGagtgtaatgatgatgatgattaaaaaaaaatcatgttaaaCGAACACAAATGTGACAGATGGACAAGATGGATTACTACACAGACAAAAAATACAGATGACATTTTGTAAAAAGCTTACTTGGAGCCTGCAGATGTGAAATCCCCCCACAAGTCGGAGCTGGGTGGGGCTGCAGGTCCGGGGGACCCAAAGTCGAAAAGAGGGACTGGATCTGGAGAATTATGGAAAGCATGAATACTGTTTAAATCATGTGAAGGTGTTGAAGGGCgcttttctgtattttctcttcAGCCCAGATGTGAAGTAaattggacttctgcagaagtccaggtcagttcTCTCCCACTCATTTTAACCTGCCGTTTACCTGCGTCCATCTCAATAAATGCCCACACAgacagcctgcgttttggttcacttggaaacggtccgagaccacctctcgcaagcaAGTCTCGGATCGGATGTTTTGGTCCACACTAGAGTACAATTACTGCGTTTACAACTGCCctaacgaaccgcaccagagtttgattaaaacggactaaatgttgacTTGTAAAAGCGCctaaaaaatatgatttgataCAAAAGCACGGTAATCACCAGTGTTAGTCTGTACAGGGGAGACCGGCTGTTGTCCCACAGGAGGCGGTATGACACCCCCAACCTTTGCACCTGGTGGAGGTGGGAGGAGACCCCCACCCATGGGCCGTGGTTTGGCACCACCTGCCTCCTTCTTCTTGATGTTCTGTGATAAAGAGAGTCATGAGATTTTTTAACGTCTCTATTGTTTAATTAATGGCTATTTTCTTCAGAGACTCTGTCATTGTTCAATTTAAGTCCTTCTATTAATTCCTTTATATCTGTAATGTTGGGGCTGAATAACTCACCCCGATGCTGATCTTGATGGTCTGTCCCTCTTTGAAGCTAAGGTCCAGCTTAGGTGCCACGATGTCAGAAGCTTCCTGTTTTGCGAGTTCGCCTTCTTGCTTCACCCACCTTTAGAAATACAGTTTGAAAGCGTAATCACATGAATAATGTTGGATAGAGTCAAACTGGGTCATTGCAGTAGCAAGATACAGATAAGAAAACATCAGTATTGTATTGCAAGTATTGTAACAAACACCATCTAAAAGGTTTCATGTGAGCAGACCTCTTTTACACTTGAATACACATGAATTATATGTATGATGGACAAATGTGCACCATTGTCTACACACATAGCAAATGTGCAAGTATGAATGCTGTTCACAATATCACATTTAAACATATTCACGTAAATGTAGCAAGATGTGCTTATAAATATGAACCTGGTCTTATAAACAGATGAGATCATGTTGAGTTCATGTTTGTATAAACAGAGATCAGACAGTAAAAAGGCTCCGTAAGAGAAGCTAACTTACTTGAAATGGTCTTGTAAAGCTACGTTGAAGTCAAATGAGTCTCCACGATCAGCAAAACCCAGACCGATAAAAGCATGACGTCCTTTATAAAAGCAATtgtaaagacaaaaacacattagGATACCTTATGCATCACATGATAAAACATACATTTCCTGCAGTAAGATAGTTACTGTAAGGGAGAGTATACTGTAGGCCTTTGACTCCATATTAGCCATATAACCccttttttattacagaaaaaatattttttaaagacttGAAAAATGCTATAAATAGCAATAGATGGCACCTTTTAACTTTAACTACTGTCACTTGATAACTGCAATGTGAGAAAGATGGAGAGTTCCTGTGATTGTCTAGAGAAAAATGGCTGAAAACAAGGCCAAGTTAACCAAGTCTCGTGTCTAGGGCTGCAGATAATCATTATTTtccttatcgattaatctgtcaattattttctcgattaatcaattagttgtttggtctataaaatgtcagaaaatgtcattcagtgtttcccaaagcccaagatgatgtcctcaaatgtcttgttttgtccacaattcaaagatattcagtttactgtcatagtaatgtaatgtaatcacAATTCAATGTGAAAGCTAATTCTCGCGCCGGGCCATGGCCGAGCATTATGTTTTCGGTGTGCCCGCCGGTACGTACGTCTGGTCCATTCTCGTGGacacaatatctcaggaacgcctggaggaaatttcttcaaaattggcacaaacttccacttgggctcaaggatgaactgattcgattttagtggtcaaaggtcactgtgacctcacaaaacatgttttttgccataactcaagaattcatgtgctaattatgacacaaacgtctaataggataaaatggtgaggtgatgacattttggacagacatggatgtaaactgcaacttgactggttggcggagagATACAAATTTAGATTTAagtaaatgttgttgttttttttaattgatataATCTAGAAATGTGACATTACATTTGAGATATCTTTAGCACACTATATCCACCTACTTGTCTCATGAAAGTGTCTTACCATTGCCATCTTCTATCCGGATCACAAAATACCTGCTGGAGTCTGTGACTGATTCAACTACACAGCCTGGATACTGTTCGACTGGAGCCATGGCAAACAACTCTCCTGCAAAGAACAAATTTACACCAACGGTGCCTTAGGGTTATTTTCTGCATTGTGAGCAATCAAGTAAAACGGTTTGTTGCAaaggacaaagagagacagcaaGCTGGTTGACCGACACCTTGATCACactgtgacagacagacagacagacagacacattttcTCTATGATAATTGCGACTGGAATTGTATAATTGGCGAGTCTTTCAGGGAATTATTTGGAATAGTTAACTCTTAAGGTTACAGCAAGATGCTGTCATGTAATCTGTCTTTCTTTTGGTAATATAAGTAATCTAACCAGTCACCTTTTTGCTAGTAAACCAGCAGGGTGGTTTTGGTAAACTTTCATTAATCCATCAGAGAGTGTACTAGAGCAGCCAGTTTCCCTCATGCTGTGCACCATATGTTTCGAGTCTTAAACATTTTTGAACCATCATCTTGTGCCACCTAATTGTGAACACATTTGATCCATATAACACCAACaaagctagacagagcagacagGGCAATGAGGCAGTCTCACTCTGTTTCATGGCTAAACTGGTGaggctttctttctttctgactACACTAATCAGGTCCACTCTAAAGTTCAAAGGAACTGATGGCTCGCTTGAAACATTCAGTGCTTTACTAATTCTTGGTACTCTGGTGCTTATGGGAAGTGAATTTAAATGAGTCAGTTCTTCTTATCTTGCACAATTACTTGCAGAGGTAAAAGGTTGCAGAAAAGAGTTAACTGTAAAGTCATTTATCTTGGTGACATAAGTTAAGAGTCATACAGATAACTCATGTGGTGAATTATGTACACACACCATATTAAGCTGCAAGGAGTTGCCGGTTTGTTTACCTGTGTTTTTGTCCTCTAACTTAATGTAGGCCATCTTGCCTTTAGCAGTGATTTTCATCCGACCACTCCATTGAGGTTCATCCAGCTTCCAGTCAGCAGCACtagaaaaacaggaaacacacatcTGAATATGAAAGTGGCTGACTTGATCACAGTTTCTACTGAGGCAGCTGCAGTTTTTCACAGCAGGAGgaagtgaaattaaaagttTTCAGGAAGACTAAAATGAGACATTCGGGTCAACGGTGATCTGCTGATACTGCTGCCAACTGAAGGAAAGCAATCCTAAAAAGGACAGGCTTTATGACTTTGGAAAGTAATGCTTGTCTGTAAAAACTCGCTTGAATGGATGTATTGGCTCCTTTCAATACATCTCATTGGGATTTGATTCAAAATATGACACCTGTGGATCCATTAGAATTTCCATCTTCATTAGCAAAatatgacaagaaaaaaaactgtcatagttaatgcgataataataatataacaataatatataataattaacgtaaatttgttttaacaccacttatttctttaacgcattaatgcaaattgcaatttttaggttgtaactgactcagttttaaagctagagtgaagaaactggtatcatatgaaaatagaaaaaccaaaggaataaagaggctaaataacgctacaaacttaagctaaattttgtctaggaaaaattggcatggccattttcaaaatggtcccttgacttctgacctcaagatatgtgaatgtaaatgggttctctgggtacccacgagtctcccctttacagacatgcccactttatgataatcacatgcagtttgggtcaagtcatagtcaagtcagcacactgacacactgacagctgttgttgcctgttgggcttgagttgttatgatttgagcatattttttatattaaatgcagtacctgtgagggtttctggacaatatttgtcattgttttgtgttgttaatggatttccagtagtaaatatatacatatatttgcataaagcagcatatttacccactcccatgttgataagagtattaaacacttgacaaatcttcttCGGAGCTGTCATCCATCACCGCAGcattgtaaacaaacatgttttcagTGTGCTAATAAGCAGCCTGTTGCCTGTCTTTCTACATAAAGAAACTGTCATGTAAGTCCATTCTTGACTCTTGGAAACAGTAGTtggacaaaaccaaaaaaaaactaactcaAGGTCTACTTACTAGCACACTTACTGGTGCTTTCACGGTCTTCCTCTACAGGTTGCTCAGA
This portion of the Sebastes fasciatus isolate fSebFas1 chromosome 1, fSebFas1.pri, whole genome shotgun sequence genome encodes:
- the necap2 gene encoding adaptin ear-binding coat-associated protein 2, whose translation is MAEDSSYESMLCVKPEVHVYKIPPRASNRGYRAADWKLDEPQWSGRMKITAKGKMAYIKLEDKNTGELFAMAPVEQYPGCVVESVTDSSRYFVIRIEDGNGRHAFIGLGFADRGDSFDFNVALQDHFKWVKQEGELAKQEASDIVAPKLDLSFKEGQTIKISIGNIKKKEAGGAKPRPMGGGLLPPPPGAKVGGVIPPPVGQQPVSPVQTNTDPVPLFDFGSPGPAAPPSSDLWGDFTSAGSNSSKDAVKSGGWVQFS